One region of Juglans microcarpa x Juglans regia isolate MS1-56 chromosome 7S, Jm3101_v1.0, whole genome shotgun sequence genomic DNA includes:
- the LOC121241491 gene encoding uncharacterized protein LOC121241491 encodes MGILMDLIPIVVIWRVWQRRCIARMEGKQETVQQVWSSIKYWIKVLEAEISKVKRLPERDLQFLHRLDIPIVDSRPSKAFVVRWLRPSFGKLKLNLDGSSFENPRLAREVGILQNHEGRFGFAFSKFFGSCTNNEAEFRAIVEGIKFCR; translated from the coding sequence ATGGGCATCTTGATGGATTTGATCCCTATTGTGGTTATATGGAGAGTGTGGCAAAGGAGGTGCATTGCACGCATGGAGGGAAAACAAGAAACTGTTCAACAAGTTTGGAGCTCGATTAAATACTGGATAAAGGTGCTTGAAGCCGAAATCTCCAAGGTAAAAAGATTGCCTGAACGTGATTTACAATTCTTGCATCGTTTGGACATCCCAATTGTGGATTCGAGGCCTTCCAAGGCATTTGTAGTCCGCTGGTTGAGGCCTTCTTTTGGGAAGTTGAAACTGAACTTAGATGGCAGCTCTTTCGAGAACCCAAGACTTGCTAGAGAAGTGGGAATTCTTCAAAATCATGAAGGAAGGTTTGGGTTTGCTTTCTCAAAATTCTTTGGTTCTTGCACTAATAATGAAGCTGAGTTTCGAGCAATTGTAGAGGGAATAAAATTTTGCCGTTAA
- the LOC121240389 gene encoding LOW QUALITY PROTEIN: formin-like protein 1 (The sequence of the model RefSeq protein was modified relative to this genomic sequence to represent the inferred CDS: inserted 1 base in 1 codon): MPTFFFFFFFFLLLFWAPLQLSCTNSIVGRRILHEPYLPLDSLPPSQPPSPSPPSSPTTPKYPFSTSTPNQSPFFPSYPPPPPPPSPASFASFPANISSLILPQSPSSKHTSSKLVAVSAAAAVSAVVFFGAAVFFHLRRRGFAEDKTSRSDNSGRLFPENAERGNGTITVDASSSEFLYLGTLVNSRGIDNSCVNANVGNGDGGGGDLDTRKLSSPELHPLPPLARQSSRVVGGDEEETEEEEDEFYSPRVSLSVTGSGSRRLFLAEEKKCSGSSSCSYPSSTSGSPARSHSISLSPPVSLSPRRLQPNSAQLQAPDASPRPSNDANSSKNVGYSSSAFSTPERAVDKNPDASLGAWNQKVELTTFPSDNHQDASPRISNVSDQMSPTSRILDLALSPNASDRNLRQSPTPSPSFPSSSQSPPSSPKRKLEGNSPTRSCLEKSPERTLSATSQLHCIPSSPPLTILDLPSSPNDSDRSNMQSPTTSLPSLSPSPPSSPERNLEGDTPARSWLGKSPERTPSASLQLNCIPSPPPSRILDSALSANVLDRDHWQSPTLSLPSPSPSPPSSPDPNLEENTPTRSWLEKSPERTLSDSLQPHLIPSPPPSSILDLTLSPNASGRDLRLSPTTSLPSSSPSLPSSPERNLEENTPARSWLEESPQRTLSDSLQQNRIPSPPPSRILDLASSPNALDRDHRQSPTPSLLSSSPSPPSSPERNLEEDTPTRSCLEKSPERTLSDSLQQNRIPSPPPSRILDLASSPIALDRDHRQSPTPSLLSSSPSPPSSPERNLEEDTPTRSWLEKSPERALSNSLQHNRIPSPPPSRILDLASSPIALDRDHWRSPTPSIPTSSPSPPSSPQRNLEEDTPTRSWLEKSPERALSNSLQHNRIPSPPPSRILDLASSPNASDRDHRRSPTPSLPTSSPSPPSSPERDLEDTLRRSCLEKSPERTLSASSPSESDQNHRQSPAPSLPPSSPSPPSSPERNLEENTPTSSCLEKSPERTPSASSQPHCIPPPPPPPPPLPMHGHWETPDPSTPIAESKPISQPPALIPPSRPFVLQNPTQVSPIELPPSSTSTEKSEETPKPKLKPLHWDKVRASSDREMVWDHLRSSSFKLNEEMIETLFVVNTPNPKPKETTPRSVIPSPNHETRVLDPKKSQNIAISLRALNVTTEEVCDALLEGNAESLGSEILESLLKMAPTKEEEWKLKEYKDDDSVIKLGPAEKFLKALLDVPFAFKRADAMLYIANFESEIEYLKKSFGTLEAACEELRNCRMFLKLLDAVLKTGNRMNIGTNRGDAHAFKLDTLLKLVDVKGSDGKTTLLHFVVQEVIRTEGARLSDTNQTPNTTLSEDAKCRKLGLQVVSSLSSELTNVKKAAAMDSDVLSSEVSKLSXGIGNIGEVVRLNETTGLNESSQKFSESMHKFMQMAEEEIIRIQAQESVALSLVKEITEYFHGDSAREEAHPFRIFLVVRDFLTILDRVCKEVGMINERTIVSSAHKFPVPVNPMLPQVIPPRRQYNSSDDEGACP, translated from the exons ATGcccaccttcttcttcttcttcttctttttcctgctCTTATTCTGGGCACCTCTGCAGTTATCCTGCACCAACTCCATTGTTGGCCGCAGAATTCTCCACGAGCCCTATTTGCCACTCGACTCTCTCCCTCCTTCTCAGCCTCCTTCTCCATCTCCCCCATCTTCTCCCACTACCCCCAAGTACCCTTTTTCCACTTCCACCCCCAACCAGTCTCCGTTTTTCCCGTCCTATCCCCCAccccctcctcctccctccCCTGCCTCCTTCGCTTCCTTCCCTGCCAACATCTCCTCCCTCATTCTCCCTCAATCCCCCTCTTCCAAGCACACTTCTTCCAAGCTCGTTGCAGTATCTGCCGCTGCCGCCGTATCAGCTGTGGTATTCTTCGGGGCTGCGGTTTTCTTCCATTTGCGGCGCCGTGGTTTCGCCGAAGACAAGACTTCGAGGTCCGATAACAGTGGCAGGTTGTTCCCGGAGAATGCCGAAAGAGGTAATGGGACTATCACCGTCGACGCCAGCAGTTCCGAGTTTCTGTACCTAGGCACGCTGGTCAACTCTCGGGGAATTGATAATAGCTGCGTTAACGCTAACGTCGGAAATGGTGATGGCGGCGGCGGCGATTTGGATACTCGGAAGCTGAGTTCTCCGGAGCTCCACCCGCTTCCGCCGCTGGCTCGGCAGAGTTCCAGGGTTGTTGGCGGCGACGAGGAGGAGacagaggaggaagaagatgagttTTACTCGCCTAGAGTGTCGTTGAGTGTCACCGGATCAGGCTCCCGGAGATTGTTTCTGGCCGAGGAGAAAAAATGCAGTGGTTCCAGTTCCTGTTCGTATCCATCTTCGACTTCCGGTTCGCCGGCTCGGTCTCATTCGATTAGTCTCTCTCCGCCTGTCAGTTTGAGCCCCAGAAGATTGCAACCCAACTCTGCACAGCTACAAGCACCAGATGCATCTCCAAGACCATCGAACGACGCTAATTCTAGTAAAAATGTGGGATATTCGTCTTCGGCATTCTCGACTCCAGAGAGAGCTGTTGACAAGAACCCAGATGCGTCTTTGGGAGCATGGAATCAAAAGGTTGAGTTAACTACTTTTCCGTCGGACAATCACCAGGATGCGTCTCCAAGAATATCAAATGTTTCGGATCAAATGTCTCCGACTTCGAGGATACTTGATTTAGCTTTATCACCCAATGCTTCAGATCGAAATCTCCGGCAGTCTCCCACACCTTCACCTTCATTTCCTTCTTCATCACAGTCTCCGCCATCTTCGCCGAAGCGTAAGTTGGAGGGAAATTCACCGACAAGATCCTGTCTTGAGAAGTCCCCTGAGAGAACTCTCAGTGCTACATCACAGCTGCATTGTATTCCGTCTTCTCCACCTTTGACGATCCTTGATTTACCTTCATCACCCAATGATTCAGATCGAAGTAATATGCAGTCTCCCACAACTTCACTACCTTCTTTATCGCCATCTCCGCCATCTTCGCCGGAGCGTAACTTGGAGGGAGATACACCAGCAAGATCCTGGCTTGGGAAGTCTCCAGAGAGAACTCCCAGTGCTTCATTGCAGCTGAATTGTATTCCGTCTCCTCCGCCTTCGAGGATCCTTGATTCAGCTTTATCAGCCAATGTTTTGGATCGAGATCACTGGCAGTCTCCCACACTTTCACTACCTTCTCCATCACCATCTCCGCCGTCTTCGCCGGATCCTAATTTGGAGGAAAATACACCAACAAGATCCTGGCTTGAGAAGTCTCCAGAGAGAACTCTCAGTGACTCATTGCAGCCGCATCTTATTCCGTCTCCTCCGCCTTCCAGTATCCTTGATTTAACCTTATCACCCAATGCTTCGGGTCGAGATCTCCGGCTGTCTCCCACAACTTCACTACCTTCTTCATCACCATCTCTGCCATCTTCGCCGGAGCGTAACTTGGAGGAAAATACACCGGCAAGATCCTGGCTTGAGGAGTCTCCACAGCGAACTCTCAGTGATTCATTGCAGCAGAACCGTATTCCGTCTCCTCCGCCATCGAGGATCCTTGATTTAGCTTCATCACCCAATGCCTTGGATCGAGATCACCGGCAGTCTCCCACACCTTCACTACTTTCTTCATCACCATCTCCGCCGTCTTCGCCGGAGCGTAACTTGGAGGAAGATACGCCAACAAGATCCTGCCTTGAGAAGTCTCCAGAGCGAACTCTCAGTGACTCATTGCAGCAGAATCGTATTCCGTCTCCTCCGCCTTCGAGGATCCTTGATTTAGCTTCATCACCCATTGCTTTAGATCGAGATCACCGGCAGTCTCCCACACCTTCACTACTTTCTTCATCACCATCTCCGCCATCTTCGCCGGAGCGTAACTTGGAGGAAGATACGCCAACAAGATCCTGGCTTGAGAAGTCTCCAGAGCGAGCTCTCAGTAACTCATTGCAGCATAATCGTATTCCGTCTCCTCCTCCATCGAGGATCCTTGATTTAGCTTCATCACCCATTGCTTTAGATCGAGATCACTGGCGGTCTCCCACACCTTCAATACCTACTTCGTCACCATCTCCGCCATCTTCGCCGCAGCGTAATTTGGAGGAAGATACGCCAACAAGATCCTGGCTTGAGAAGTCTCCAGAGCGAGCTCTCAGTAACTCATTGCAGCATAATCGTATTCCGTCTCCTCCTCCATCGAGGATCCTTGATTTAGCTTCATCACCCAATGCTTCGGATCGAGATCACCGGCGGTCTCCCACACCTTCACTACCAACTTCGTCACCATCTCCGCCATCTTCGCCGGAGCGTGACTTGGAGGATACGCTAAGAAGATCATGTCTTGAGAAGTCTCCAGAGCGAACTCTCAGTGCTTCATCGCCCAGCGAGTCGGATCAAAATCACCGGCAGTCTCCCGCACCTTCACTACCTCCTTCATCACCATCTCCGCCATCTTCGCCGGAACGTAATTTGGAGGAAAATACACCGACAAGTTCTTGTCTTGAGAAGTCTCCAGAGAGAACTCCCAGTGCTTCATCACAGCCGCATTGTATtccaccgccaccgccaccgccacctcCGCTACCTATGCACGGACACTGGGAAACTCCAGATCCTTCAACACCCATTGCTGAGTCCAAGCCCATCTCTCAGCCGCCCGCACTAATACCGCCTTCGAGGCCTTTTGTATTGCAAAACCCAACACAGGTTTCTCCAATTGAGTTGCCACCCAGTTCTACATCCACAGAGAAGAGTGAGGAAACTCCCAAGCCCAAGCTGAAGCCGTTACATTGGGATAAAGTGAGAGCCAGCTCTGATCGTGAAATGGTGTGGGATCACCTCAGATCTAGCTCTTTTAA ATTGAATGAGGAAATGATCGAGACATTGTTTGTCGTGAACACACCAAATCCAAAGCCTAAAGAAACAACTCCACGCTCGGTTATTCCTTCACCAAATCACGAGACTAGAGTGCTTGATCCCAAAAAGTCGCAGAATATTGCAATTTCGTTAAGGGCCCTTAATGTTACCACAGAGGAAGTCTGCGATGCCCTTTTAGAAG GAAATGCAGAAAGTCTTGGTTCTGAAATACTGGAAAGTTTGCTGAAGATGGCTCCtaccaaagaagaagaatggaaacTGAAGGAGTACAAAGATGATGATTCAGTAATTAAGCTTGGCCCAGCTGAGAAATTTTTGAAGGCTCTGCTTGATGTACCTTTTGCATTTAAAAGGGCGGATGCAATGCTTTACATAGCTAATTTTGAGTCCGAGATTGAGTACCTCAAAAAATCTTTTGGAACTCTAGAG GCTGCTTGCGAAGAACTGAGAAACTGCAGGATGTTTTTGAAGCTTCTAGATGCTGTGTTAAAGACTGGGAACCGCATGAACATTGGGACAAACCGTGGGGATGCTCATGCCTTCAAGCTCGACACACTTCTCAAGCTTGTTGATGTCAAGGGCTCAGATGGAAAAACCACTCTTTTGCATTTTGTTGTACAAGAGGTTATCAGAACGGAAGGTGCTCGACTCTCAGATACCAACCAAACTCCAAACACTACTTTGAGTGAAGATGCCAAGTGTAGGAAGCTTGGCCTACAAGTTGTTTCCAGTCTGAGTTCAGAGCTTACCAATGTGAAGAAAGCTGCTGCAATGGACTCTGATGTGCTTAGCAGTGAAGTCTCCAAGCTTT AGGGGATTGGGAACATCGGCGAGGTTGTGCGATTAAACGAGACAACAGGATTGAATGAAAGCAGCCAGAAATTCTCAGAGTCGATGCACAAATTCATGCAAATGGCTGAGGAGGAGATTATAAGAATTCAAGCCCAAGAAAGTGTTGCTCTGTCTCTAGTGAAGGAGATTACAGAATACTTCCATGGGGACTCAGCCAGGGAAGAAGCTCATCCCTTCAGAATCTTCCTGGTCGTTAGAGACTTTCTTACCATTCTTGATCGGGTCTGCAAGGAAGTTGGTATGATTAACGAGCGAACAATAGTTAGTTCTGCCCATAAATTTCCAGTTCCAGTGAACCCAATGCTGCCGCAAGTTATTCCTCCAAGGCGGCAGTACAACTCCTCGGATGATGAGGGTGCATGTCCTTAG